A genome region from Glycine max cultivar Williams 82 chromosome 5, Glycine_max_v4.0, whole genome shotgun sequence includes the following:
- the LOC100500459 gene encoding FCS-like zinc-finger domain-containing protein, protein MCSSGSTSSAPRPSYLEQAHGLASLKDMDRCHNRANNFVSRSMTMGYATSYNRTSLRNNNNVSVSSPRSGRFYDARFEDQQHPHFLSACFLCKKPLGDNRDIFMYRGDTPFCSEECRQEQIEIDEAKEKNRNLSSSMKALRNKEQRNNNRSTSPNKAQQDYSFRTGAVAAA, encoded by the exons ATGTGCTCCTCCGGTTCTACCAGCAGTGCACCAAGACCTTCCTACTTGGAACAAGCCCACGGCTTGGCTTCCTTAAAAGACATGGATAGGTGTCATAACCGTGCCAACAACTTTGTCTCAAGGTCCATGACCATGGGTTACGCCACCTCCTACAACAGAACCAGTTTAAGGAACAACAACAACGTTTCGGTTTCTTCACCAAGATCTGGGAGATTCTACGACGCCAGATTCGAAGATCAACAACACCCCCACTTCCTCTCCGCTTGTTTTCTCTGCAAAAAACCACTCGGGGACAATAGAGACATCTTCATGTATAG AGGGGACACGCCATTTTGTAGCGAAGAGTGTAGGCAAGAGCAGATTGAGATAGACGAagccaaagagaagaataggaACCTTTCTTCATCGATGAAGGCTTTGAGGAACAAGGAGCAGAGAAATAATAATAGATCCACGTCGCCAAACAAGGCGCAACAAGATTACTCGTTCCGTACGGGGGCAGTTGCGGCGGCGTAG